TACTGCagacaacgaaaaaacgcAAGACTCGTCTCGAGGAGATGTTCAAGGCGCTCAGCGGCGGAAAAACGGATATCGAAGCGGTCGAGCTGAGTTTGGGACGTAATCGTCCTTGGCAAGCTTCGCTACTGAAATGCTGTGCCGATTTGGGCGCGATTATTTGCAATTCTAAGGTCTCGGTAAGAGTTTGCTGGGAGGGCGTGGTCTTTGCTCAttttgaaagcgaaagtttatttatttattcttattATGAACGATTTTCGCATTTTGCTCGTTTTATAACAATCGCGACGCCTTTTTTTGAGAGCTGGGCTCCCTTTGGGGggaaaaacgcgcgcgcgtgcgcaaATCGAAGAATGTCTATTTAGGACTCAGAGCTGTTGGATCACATGCAAATCTTAGTGAAATCGGGCCTCATCGGTTGGATCGTGCGTTTGTTGAGCATGCGTCTTCCAGAGACGAGAGGAAAAggggaaaaagaagcgataTTCAAAATAACGGGAAAATGGCGCGTCGCGAttctctacgtcatcaaacTCACTCATTACATATTGAAAAATCCGATAAATGAACTCCAGATTATGTCACTGGCTATATCGGCGGGAATGATGAAAGCACTCAACTCCTTCATCGAcggtaaataaaaatatcaaaatcaataaatcaataatttttgtATAGGTGGAAAGGAACCCATGGCTCTATTCTGGGCCGTCAATTGCGTCTATATAATGTGCAAAGCGAACGAGGCCGTCCATAGCGAAATCATTGCCTGCGGCGGACTTTCCAATTTGGGAAAGATTTTACTGCGAGATGGCGCGCAGAGAATTGCGCACGAAGTGGTCGTGGATTGGTATGTGAACGAGCACGCGAATCTAATGAAAGACTTTGAGGAGTACATGTGGCATGATATTGTGAGAGAGGGAAGTGGTATAGGGGCCGAGGAAGGGGACGAGAATGGGGTATATAAGGGAGAGGTGCACAAAGCGTTTGCTCTCCTATTGGCTAGACAGTCGCAGGAAGATGTAGTCGATATTTTATTGGAGATTGCTTGTGAGGAGGAGAGGCGGCTCTCCATTATTCAAGATAAAGCCGTTCTCAAAGTATTGATATATTAAATATAAGGAATTTGTtgtatatattatttataggCGTTGTTGAGATGGCTGGAGACGCCAATTGTGACGTCGCATGACATCAAAATGATTCGCATGGTTTTGAATCTGATGTCGTCTCTGTGCAAGACGGAGGATttgtgtcacgtgattttaGAGAAACACAACCTGGGAACGTTACTGGAATTAATGGGTAGAGAAACGGATATCTATAAGCCAatacgtcacgtgatttcaTAGTTTTTGCACCTGAACCGGGCATCGTCATGTCGTGCCTCCAGGTAATAAAAACTGTATCTACGCACGCGGGAAGATGTAGAGAAAAACTCTCCGAACAGACGGTgatcgattaattaattataattaattatttgggatatttgattctagggCATGTTGATTGGTTTGACGCGTTTCATGTTCTCAACTCATATACCGGTCCGTAGACGCAGCTCCCGTGAAGTTATCCAATGATTTTCTCTATTTCTAGATGCAGGAAGAGTCGGTCGTTTGCATTGGCAGTCTCGCCGAGACGCCCGAGTCGTGCGCGCGTCTTCTCGACTCCGGCATCACCTATCGCGATCTGTCGAATCTTCGCGTTTATCGCGAGCCGTCGtttgaagacgattttgataggattcgac
This is a stretch of genomic DNA from Oscarella lobularis chromosome 16, ooOscLobu1.1, whole genome shotgun sequence. It encodes these proteins:
- the LOC136196851 gene encoding uncharacterized protein isoform X2; protein product: MEREKQYDVREILQTTKKRKTRLEEMFKALSGGKTDIEAVELSLGRNRPWQASLLKCCADLGAIICNSKDSELLDHMQILVKSGLIGWIVRLLSMRLPETRGKGEKEAIFKITGKWRVAILYVIKLTHYILKNPINELQIMSLAISAGMMKALNSFIDGGKEPMALFWAVNCVYIMCKANEAVHSEIIACGGLSNLGKILLRDGAQRIAHEVVVDWYVNEHANLMKDFEEYMWHDIVREGSGIGAEEGDENGVYKGEVHKAFALLLARQSQEDVVDILLEIACEEERRLSIIQDKAVLKALLRWLETPIVTSHDIKMIRMVLNLMSSLCKTEDLCHVILEKHNLGTLLELMVFAPEPGIVMSCLQVIKTVSTHAGRCREKLSEQTGMLIGLTRFMFSTHIPMQEESVVCIGSLAETPESCARLLDSGITYRDLSNLRVYREPSFEDDFDRIRRLFTKYGQFTWKQKEEDYNRYAFGLDAAESEKYKEAGNERFKRGRYMEAIHHYSHAIEVLPQMPPSSSSSSSSSSSSGKEAKENLRTWWSLPPVLYSNRAQAYLKLEYWENAIKDCTFAVAKCIGVENPDAKKYMQKSVFRRAKACISLKQFALALNDMAYLCRMDKKDATDWLHYEAHYREALVGYRKVLGCEPIRRCVVCRRGEGEKLKHCSECVEVYCSKECQVKDWESEKGQKGHQFYCDLYRKN
- the LOC136196851 gene encoding uncharacterized protein isoform X1 gives rise to the protein MEREKQYDVREILQTTKKRKTRLEEMFKALSGGKTDIEAVELSLGRNRPWQASLLKCCADLGAIICNSKVSDSELLDHMQILVKSGLIGWIVRLLSMRLPETRGKGEKEAIFKITGKWRVAILYVIKLTHYILKNPINELQIMSLAISAGMMKALNSFIDGGKEPMALFWAVNCVYIMCKANEAVHSEIIACGGLSNLGKILLRDGAQRIAHEVVVDWYVNEHANLMKDFEEYMWHDIVREGSGIGAEEGDENGVYKGEVHKAFALLLARQSQEDVVDILLEIACEEERRLSIIQDKAVLKALLRWLETPIVTSHDIKMIRMVLNLMSSLCKTEDLCHVILEKHNLGTLLELMVFAPEPGIVMSCLQVIKTVSTHAGRCREKLSEQTGMLIGLTRFMFSTHIPMQEESVVCIGSLAETPESCARLLDSGITYRDLSNLRVYREPSFEDDFDRIRRLFTKYGQFTWKQKEEDYNRYAFGLDAAESEKYKEAGNERFKRGRYMEAIHHYSHAIEVLPQMPPSSSSSSSSSSSSGKEAKENLRTWWSLPPVLYSNRAQAYLKLEYWENAIKDCTFAVAKCIGVENPDAKKYMQKSVFRRAKACISLKQFALALNDMAYLCRMDKKDATDWLHYEAHYREALVGYRKVLGCEPIRRCVVCRRGEGEKLKHCSECVEVYCSKECQVKDWESEKGQKGHQFYCDLYRKN